The Haliotis asinina isolate JCU_RB_2024 chromosome 16, JCU_Hal_asi_v2, whole genome shotgun sequence DNA segment aaggcacgggttcgattccccacatgtaaagtccatttctgatgtccaccgccgtgctaaaagcggcgtaaaattaactcactcactcagactgtTAAAACCTCCGTTCAACACGCCGACTACCCTTGTGTTCAAAATATTAATCACCAAAAGTCTTGATTACCTTCCCGAGACGATTATCTAAAGTCTATATCAAGGATAGGAGTTCCGAAAAATGCAGCGCTACGACAGTTTTTGGACCTTGTAGTTACAATACTGTAGAAACACTAAAACAAATAGTCGTGAAAccacgtgaagatccgagttagaactgatcttcagtaacccatgcttgtcgtgagcgGCGTCGAGCGCGAATCGGTGGTCCGGCTCGATGACAtttttgacacgtcatcgtatcccagttgcgtagatccatACCCGATTATCTGCAGgtggccgccatatagcagggaTATTgttgggtgcggcgtaaaactaaacatcaCGCACTACATATATGTTTAAACTGCTTGAAACAGTCTAGGACTATTCTAAATGCACTTCTTCACTAACACCCTGTATGCTAAGGCTGTTTTAGTTGTATCAATATATGTTTTGGCTACATTTTCACCTGGCAAGGGTTGTCATTGTCTATTTACATCATTCTTTCAACACGTGATTAAATAAAGTCAGTTGTTTTAATCTGTCATGTAATCTTTTGGGTTATGAGTGTGGAGCGGCCTTGAAGGAGATATAACTGACCTGTCTTACTACTGGATTATCAGTGGTGTCCTATATGACATATCGAAACCAGTGTTGATCGTTGACCTTCACTATACAGTGTGTTTAATCTGGGACGGTAACGGTGCTTACACGCTGTGTCACTTTGTGTGTTGAGTTGTGCATCTGCACGTGTgtttctctctgtgtgtgtgtctggagAAGGGAAGGTGAATATGTCGATTGTCGCCCCACCGAACCAAAAGGAAAAGCTTGATGTCTCCTGGACAGAAATTCGTGTCCACTCTTCTGCCACATGATTATAGCTACATgactactctctctctctctctctctctctctctctctctctctctctctctctctctctctctctctctctctctctctctctctctctctctctctctctctctccctccctccctccctccctccctccctcccttagGTCGTCTGAGCACCTGCCCAGTGATTAAGATTCGAACTCGGATCTACTCCTTTACAAATTACTCCTGTAACCATTGTGCCTTCCCATGGCAATAGGATCATGACATAACGTATGCACAAAAgtgtattttgaaatgtttaccTCTGCCTGATAATAATGATAGTTTCCTTGAGGTGACAGGACACATTTTGCAGTCACAATTCTTAACTGGTCATATTTTCCACTTTCAATTTCAGGACATTGCATCGTAAATCAATATGTATCCCCAATGGGTACCAGGTGTCACGTGTGTTCTTCTTCTCGCTGTCACATGTTCACCTGTTCTCGCCCTGAAAAGCAGACAGACACCATACAAAGTTGGACCCATAACCGTAAATGTTGCCTCTCGCCCCATGGAAATGAAAGTGGAGAACCTGCATGGCCGAAACCCCCTAGCAGCCCAACTTGGAATTGACTTGCCGAAATCCCGAGACCTACAAACCCTTGTCGATGGAAACTATCTCAGTATTGGGGTCTCTGAAGCTGCAGACCTGAGAATCAGAAGCTACCAGTATCAGGACACCGACTGTGTCGACGTGTCTTGGAAAGCTACTACGTGCGTCACACAGGTGTTGACCGACTGTTTAGATCTTGGAAAGGGGCACTGGTACGGGGGATCTGAACTCCGGGAACAACTCTGGCCGTTGGAGAAGGTTAGCACGAACATGATGCCCTTCGTTGGGACGGACAGCGACTTCACTGACAACTACGGTCCTGTTCAGGAGCGCATGTTCTTCAGTTCCGAAGGACAAGGGATCTATATTGAAGAAGACATACCACTGTTTGTAAGCATCAACGCAACCGGGGATAAGAAGCTGTGTCTCCAGGCTAAATATGATGAGTATTGGTATTCCAGTGGTGGTGTCAATCTCCCGGAGCTGAACTACACAGTATGCATGGCTCAAGATGCCAGGAGTATCCACCAGCTCTTGTCAGACAGGTACATCCAGAAGCCAGAAGGAACTCCAAATCCTCTGCTGTTCCATACACCTATCTGGGCAACATGGGCAAAGTATAAAAAGAACATCACACAGGCATTGGTAATAGATTTTGTCAATGATATCAAGAAGTACAACTTTACAATAAGTCAGATAGGAATTGACGACGACTGGACCCCAAAATATGGTGACTTGGTCTTCAATCCTGAAACGTTCCCAGACCCAAAAAGCATGGTGGACACATTACACAGTCAAAATATTGCCGTAGCTCTGTGGGTCCATCCTTTTGTTAATATCGATACCAAAGCATTCCCATACCTGGCAAGTCAAGGATGGCTGATTCCAGATGTTTCTGGGAAAAGACCTGCTTTGACTACATGGTGGAATGGACCAATGGCGGGTCATATTGACTTCAGCAACCCTGGCGCAGTGAAGTGGTATCTGGACGAACTGAACGCTCTGAAGACCAACTATGGAATTGACACCTTCAAATTTGATGCAGGCGATGTAACCTATTTGCCACCAATATTCAAAGCAAACCAGACATTTCCCAATCGTAATCACTACACCAGACTGTACGCCACTGCGGCTCATAACAGCGACACCACACAGAATCGGGTAGAGGTTCGTACAGGTTTGAGAACACAACACCTTCCCATATATGTCAGAGCGTTGGATAAGAATTCAATCTGGACCTTCCAAGAAGGATTTAGGACCATTATAACAAATGTGCTGACTTTCGGGCTTTTGGGCTACCCATTCATTCTTCCGGATTATATCGGAGGCGATAGCTATGGCGCATACCCCGACCCGGAGCTGTTTATCAGATGGGTACAAGCCAACGCTCTCATGTCACTTATGCAGTTCTCACTGGAACCTTGGGCATACAACAACAGCACTGTGATAGAAGTAGCTCAGGAGATGGTTCAACTCCATGCGAAGTATGCTGACAAGATCATTGGTCTGGCCAATGACTCCTTAACCACGGGTTATCCTATCATTAGGCCCCTATGGTGGATAGCACCCACAGATGAAGCAGCCCTGACCGTGGATGATCAGTTTCTACTTGGTGATGATGTTTTGGTGGCACCTGTTGTAGAGCAAGGTGCGACAATGAGAAGAATTTATCTTCCTGCTGGTAGATGGCGCGACGAACTGAAGGGACAGACACAAGATGGAGGGAAATGGATCGACTATCCTGTTACCTTACGAGATCTTCCATATTTCACTAAAATAGCTTGACGTTGACAAAGCATCTCGTTGTAATTACGAGGGTTTCTCTTGCTGACGATTAAAGATTTGGAAGTTTTCTTACAGTCTCATAATCTGTCAAACAAAAATGTACCGCATTTATCTGATTTTGAAACTGCTGTTGGTGTCTGACTTGTTCTCGTGGATTCCCGAAAGAAACGTTGTTGTTTCCTCTGCTCCTAGAGACGTCATCACTGTTTATAAAAATTATGCAGACCTATTTTAtaaccaccccaccccacacacacagacacaccacaaacacacacaacacaccaaccctCCCCCACCCAACCCCCCAGCCCTTCCCCTTCCCCCAGCCCTTCCCCTTCCCCATTAAAGTCATATAATATCgctcacacgcacgcacataaaATAAACACACATAGTTACGATATaacttgttcactggtcgcgaggggtATGGGTTTATGTATCCTCGAGGTGTGTTTATGTGCATAATAACACCTATGtttatgaacataaacaaaccacgATGATACATGAGCCTATGGGCCCCGAAGGACCTGTAAActacgtatttatcttaccgaacacctgaattttcattttgaacagttcgaagcacttctgttgaatgcgaggcgaatcgccattttgcagacgacacaaggtaaacagatttagagttatcccccttccatcgattttcaatcgcaaaacatcggtaatttcagTGCTTgatgcatgattcaatgttaagcgagacaaagaagtactaccatgaagcacaagaagagttcggaattcccagcggtgtacattgaaaaaaatacctcggctgtaagcggggtacatttaaaataatagaatagcgcccggccaatcagaaagtgacattcatgtgtgaggtaagataacgtgtgaagtccatttctggtgtcctccgttgttatattgctggaatattggtgtaaagccaaactcactcactcactcactgcgtGACAAGCTGTCGTGTAGGATATCAAGCATGTCATGAGTCAAGCTAACAAACTTCGCTTTTCTGTTTCATGCTGATTAGTTGATgactaaaagcggcataaaactaagctcacaactcactcacaccaattatgaacggtccctaaggTAATACCCTGTCCACCGTTACTCTCACTAACTCTGGGTTAGGCTTTGCTGATGGGTCAGGGTCAGTCATCAGCTGTTCAAAAAAGGTGCCTTAGTTACTCCGAAAGTCCTGGGTTCGAACCCATTGTTCTCTCTTTTACGGGAATAAATGGTCTCGACGTTAAAAGTAACATCACCCTACAACCATCACAGCTCTCTATTTCACCATCATCCTCGAAAAGAAGATTTTATGGTATGAAACAATGTGCTGAAGACCAAATTTTATACCCAGTCTTGGTATAGCTACTTACCTCAAGACTTCGATAATTATCTCAGATATATTCAAATAACCCATTTCTTCTGGAGCTATCGAAATATTCAATTTTTATTCCATATCTGCCAATCGGAATCGTGGAAAAGATGATAAAATGTAAGTGTAATCTAACGGAAATAACATGTAATAACATCAGGTAAAAATGTTTTGTATATGGACAATACGAAGCATGTGAATAATGTAAGACACATTTCCttattaccatggttacagataAACAAGTTTACTCTTGTTCAGAAAACTCTGTTTCGCTGTTTATCTGTGATTTATTGATTAAGTATCGCAATCACTCAGCTTTTATGCCCTCACTCAAGGCGATACTGTTTTGGATGTAAGGCTTATAAAACGTGACTCACCAGTAACATATATACCCTAAATAATATATAACTATGAGGCCTTCACGAAACTCACGTAATGATGAAAGATAACCGTTGACGTTGACCGCGGTCACTTGTGGACGTGAGGCAAATAGTTCTGAAGATGTAACAGACAACCAATATTGGCTTTCAACATTGTAAGTTGTGTTGATGTAACctctgtgtttgtttatgttcgctCTCGTATACAACATTTTAGGGTATGAACCAGTGAGTCTATGTTTGATTATGAACAtaaacacagatgatacctcAACCTgtgggccccgagggaccagtgaacaacgtatttatcttactgtacacgttaattttga contains these protein-coding regions:
- the LOC137268555 gene encoding myogenesis-regulating glycosidase-like; protein product: MYPQWVPGVTCVLLLAVTCSPVLALKSRQTPYKVGPITVNVASRPMEMKVENLHGRNPLAAQLGIDLPKSRDLQTLVDGNYLSIGVSEAADLRIRSYQYQDTDCVDVSWKATTCVTQVLTDCLDLGKGHWYGGSELREQLWPLEKVSTNMMPFVGTDSDFTDNYGPVQERMFFSSEGQGIYIEEDIPLFVSINATGDKKLCLQAKYDEYWYSSGGVNLPELNYTVCMAQDARSIHQLLSDRYIQKPEGTPNPLLFHTPIWATWAKYKKNITQALVIDFVNDIKKYNFTISQIGIDDDWTPKYGDLVFNPETFPDPKSMVDTLHSQNIAVALWVHPFVNIDTKAFPYLASQGWLIPDVSGKRPALTTWWNGPMAGHIDFSNPGAVKWYLDELNALKTNYGIDTFKFDAGDVTYLPPIFKANQTFPNRNHYTRLYATAAHNSDTTQNRVEVRTGLRTQHLPIYVRALDKNSIWTFQEGFRTIITNVLTFGLLGYPFILPDYIGGDSYGAYPDPELFIRWVQANALMSLMQFSLEPWAYNNSTVIEVAQEMVQLHAKYADKIIGLANDSLTTGYPIIRPLWWIAPTDEAALTVDDQFLLGDDVLVAPVVEQGATMRRIYLPAGRWRDELKGQTQDGGKWIDYPVTLRDLPYFTKIA